In the genome of Christensenella timonensis, one region contains:
- a CDS encoding DMT family transporter: MRHTTAKFDIMLFIVAVFWGTGFIATKYLQQSGMTSAMILVFRMLFAALLILITSFKHIRSLTKLQLRHGIIAGLFMGAGFLLQTIGMQYTLVSSNAFLTTLNVVFVPFISWFLLKKKPPHKTFLSVAIGFLGISILTNAFNTQITFSLGDILSLLCSVSFACQIAYIGFAAKDSEASSFSFVQITVTGLLALAYFLLFERTPVGDIRNFSLCIWITVYLGVICTAIPYWLECTAQKYIPPARSALILSLESMFASIFSVILGYEALSWSLVVGGAVIMVSIFILEINFRQDRFFPQ; the protein is encoded by the coding sequence ATGCGGCATACCACTGCAAAATTTGATATCATGCTGTTTATCGTCGCCGTATTTTGGGGCACAGGCTTTATCGCCACCAAATACCTCCAGCAAAGCGGTATGACATCTGCCATGATCCTGGTGTTCCGTATGCTGTTTGCCGCGCTCCTGATCCTCATCACATCTTTCAAACATATCCGTTCGCTGACAAAATTACAGCTCAGGCACGGTATCATCGCCGGCCTTTTTATGGGGGCCGGCTTCCTGCTGCAAACCATCGGCATGCAATATACCCTTGTCTCAAGCAACGCTTTCCTGACCACGTTGAACGTCGTCTTTGTCCCCTTCATCAGCTGGTTCCTGCTGAAAAAAAAGCCGCCGCACAAGACCTTTCTTTCCGTAGCTATCGGCTTTTTGGGGATTTCCATCCTGACAAATGCATTCAATACACAGATCACATTCAGCCTCGGCGATATCCTTTCCTTGCTGTGCTCCGTTTCTTTTGCCTGCCAGATTGCCTATATCGGCTTTGCCGCCAAAGATTCAGAGGCATCTTCTTTTTCTTTCGTCCAAATCACCGTGACAGGCCTGCTCGCGCTTGCGTACTTCCTGCTGTTTGAACGTACTCCTGTCGGCGATATCCGCAACTTTTCCCTTTGTATTTGGATCACGGTTTACCTTGGGGTCATTTGCACTGCCATTCCGTATTGGCTGGAATGCACTGCACAAAAATATATTCCCCCTGCCCGTTCCGCACTGATCCTGTCGCTGGAAAGCATGTTTGCCAGCATCTTCTCCGTCATCTTAGGTTACGAGGCCCTAAGCTGGTCTCTGGTCGTGGGCGGCGCGGTCATCATGGTCTCCATTTTCATCCTGGAGATCAACTTCCGCCAAGACCGTTTTTTTCCTCAATAA
- a CDS encoding NAD-dependent protein deacylase: MEYAERLQQMIDESENIVFFGGAGVSTESGIPDFRSVDGLYHTQYRFPPETILSHDFFLSHTQEFFAFYKAKMLQLGARPNMAHKKLAELEKEGKLKAVVTQNIDGLHQAAGSKNVLELHGSVHRNTCMDCGKRYTAEDILRSGEVPYCTCGGIIKPDVVLYGEMLSDDVMNRSVKAIAAADMLIVGGTSLVVYPAAGLIEYYGGNKLVLINKAPTGRDGRADLLIPGKIGEVLSKIK, encoded by the coding sequence ATGGAATATGCAGAACGGCTCCAGCAAATGATCGATGAAAGCGAGAATATCGTTTTTTTCGGCGGCGCGGGTGTGTCGACGGAGAGTGGTATCCCGGATTTCCGCAGCGTGGATGGATTATACCATACGCAGTACCGTTTCCCGCCGGAGACGATTTTAAGCCATGATTTTTTCCTTTCGCATACACAGGAGTTCTTTGCCTTTTACAAGGCAAAAATGCTGCAGCTTGGCGCGCGTCCGAATATGGCGCACAAAAAACTGGCGGAGCTCGAAAAAGAAGGGAAGTTAAAAGCAGTGGTCACCCAGAATATAGACGGCCTCCATCAGGCGGCAGGATCGAAAAATGTGCTGGAATTACATGGCTCGGTACATCGCAATACATGCATGGATTGCGGGAAACGCTATACGGCCGAGGATATCCTGCGTAGCGGGGAAGTCCCGTACTGCACATGCGGAGGAATCATTAAGCCGGATGTCGTATTGTACGGAGAGATGCTTTCCGATGATGTTATGAACCGTTCTGTGAAAGCGATCGCTGCAGCCGATATGTTGATCGTGGGCGGTACGTCGCTTGTCGTATATCCTGCTGCGGGGCTGATCGAGTACTACGGCGGCAATAAGCTTGTATTGATCAACAAGGCTCCTACCGGGCGTGACGGTCGTGCGGATCTGTTGATCCCGGGAAAGATCGGCGAAGTATTATCAAAAATAAAATAA
- the rbr gene encoding rubrerythrin, whose amino-acid sequence MKDLKGTKTEQCLQDAFAGESMAHMKYLYYSSQAKKDGYVQISNIFAETSANEKEHAKLWFKWLHPDNKIPDTMTNLKDAAAGEHYETTEMYPSFAEIAEEEGFTDIAREFRGAGKVESEHEARYKKLLSNIEEGIVFERDTEVLWQCYNCGHIQKSKAAPEKCPVCQHPRAYFQLKEDNY is encoded by the coding sequence ATGAAAGATTTGAAGGGTACGAAAACTGAACAGTGTTTACAGGATGCTTTTGCGGGGGAATCCATGGCGCACATGAAGTATCTGTATTATTCGTCGCAGGCGAAGAAAGACGGGTATGTGCAGATTTCCAATATTTTTGCGGAGACTTCGGCAAATGAGAAAGAACATGCGAAATTATGGTTCAAATGGCTTCATCCTGACAACAAGATCCCGGACACGATGACCAACTTAAAGGATGCGGCGGCAGGCGAGCATTACGAAACGACGGAGATGTATCCTTCCTTCGCGGAGATCGCGGAAGAAGAAGGCTTCACCGATATCGCACGTGAGTTCCGCGGCGCTGGTAAAGTTGAAAGCGAGCATGAGGCGAGATATAAAAAACTGTTGTCAAACATCGAGGAAGGCATCGTATTTGAACGGGATACGGAAGTGCTCTGGCAGTGCTATAATTGCGGCCATATCCAGAAATCCAAGGCTGCGCCGGAGAAGTGTCCGGTTTGCCAGCATCCGAGGGCATATTTCCAGTTGAAAGAAGACAATTATTGA
- a CDS encoding competence/damage-inducible protein A, translating into MKAEILCVGTELLLGDIVNTNAAYIAKELANIGIDVYYQSVVGDNNDRLKSSLNLAFSRADIVILTGGLGPTYDDLTKETVAEYFHKEMQMDEDSLKGIECFFKKLDRPMTENNKKQAMMPAGATIFPNAHGTAPGLAVSENGKTAILLPGPPSEMKPMFGESVIPYLMGFSNKVLVSHNLRLFGIGESQVEDTLYGLMKNSTNPTIAPYAKTGEVTLRVTASGDTYEECETLIVPVIKQIKDALGQYIYGIDVANLQTAVVQALKEKNLTVATAESCTGGLVSQRITQVPGASEVFGCGVCSYSNAIKQAVLHVSGDTLEKYGAVSRQTAAEMAQGVRRISGADIGVSTTGIAGPGGGSKEKPVGLVYIAIDSEKVSKVIKLNLQRGRVDDRENIRHMSAQHVFQMILDALKSY; encoded by the coding sequence ATGAAAGCGGAAATTTTATGTGTTGGTACGGAGCTGCTGCTGGGGGATATCGTCAATACCAATGCGGCCTATATCGCGAAGGAACTTGCCAATATTGGCATCGATGTGTATTACCAGAGCGTTGTGGGAGACAATAACGACCGGCTGAAAAGCAGTTTGAACCTAGCCTTTTCCCGTGCGGATATCGTCATCCTGACAGGGGGCCTGGGGCCGACGTACGACGACCTGACAAAGGAAACGGTGGCGGAATATTTCCACAAGGAGATGCAAATGGATGAGGATTCGCTCAAGGGCATCGAATGTTTTTTTAAGAAGCTGGATCGCCCAATGACGGAAAACAACAAAAAACAGGCGATGATGCCTGCCGGAGCGACGATTTTCCCCAATGCGCATGGAACGGCGCCCGGCCTGGCGGTCAGTGAAAATGGAAAGACGGCGATCCTGCTTCCTGGCCCGCCTTCGGAAATGAAACCGATGTTTGGTGAAAGCGTTATACCGTACCTGATGGGATTTTCCAATAAGGTACTGGTGTCACATAACCTGCGGCTGTTCGGTATAGGCGAATCGCAGGTAGAGGATACCCTTTACGGGCTGATGAAAAACAGCACCAATCCAACGATCGCGCCGTATGCAAAGACAGGGGAAGTCACGCTGCGCGTCACAGCGTCTGGGGACACATATGAAGAATGCGAAACATTGATTGTCCCGGTGATCAAACAGATTAAAGACGCATTGGGGCAGTATATCTATGGCATAGACGTAGCGAACCTGCAGACAGCGGTTGTACAAGCGCTCAAGGAAAAGAACCTGACGGTGGCGACTGCGGAGAGCTGTACAGGCGGGCTGGTCTCGCAGCGTATCACGCAGGTCCCGGGGGCAAGCGAAGTGTTTGGATGCGGCGTGTGTTCTTACTCCAACGCGATCAAGCAAGCTGTGTTGCATGTTTCCGGTGATACCCTAGAAAAGTATGGCGCGGTGTCCAGGCAAACGGCAGCGGAAATGGCGCAGGGGGTACGCAGGATATCCGGCGCTGATATCGGTGTTTCCACTACTGGAATTGCAGGGCCGGGCGGCGGAAGCAAAGAAAAACCGGTGGGCCTTGTTTACATTGCGATCGACAGCGAAAAGGTCAGCAAAGTGATCAAATTGAACTTACAGCGCGGCAGGGTGGACGACAGGGAGAATATCCGCCATATGAGCGCGCAGCACGTATTTCAGATGATATTGGACGCACTGAAAAGTTATTGA
- a CDS encoding NAD(P)-dependent malic enzyme, whose translation MDIKEKALKAHAEWKGKIEVISRAPLKDKEDLSIAYTPGVAEPCLKISEDVDLSYEYTRRHNLVAVVTDGTAVLGLGDIGPEAGMPVMEGKCVLFKTFGDVDAFPLCIRSKEVDDIVNTVALLAGSFGGINLEDISAPRCFEIERRLKEICDIPIFHDDQHGTAVVTLAALINALKIVGKDIHDISVVTSGAGAAGIAIIKLLMAMGLKDVVMCDRQGAIYKGRDSLNEEKKEMAEISNLMMKKGSLEEVLKGADVFIGVSAPGTVTEEMVKSMADQPILFPMANPTPEIMPDLAKKAGAAIIGTGRSDFPNQINNVLAFPGIFRGALDVRASDINDDMKIAASYAIADLITEDELDPDYIIPSPFDTRVAPAVSKAVAQAARKSGVSRV comes from the coding sequence ATGGATATCAAGGAAAAAGCTTTAAAGGCCCACGCCGAATGGAAAGGGAAGATCGAAGTAATCAGCAGGGCGCCGCTCAAGGACAAAGAAGACCTGTCAATCGCTTATACGCCGGGCGTAGCGGAACCGTGCCTGAAGATTTCAGAAGATGTTGATCTTTCGTACGAGTATACGCGCCGCCATAACCTTGTTGCCGTTGTAACGGACGGTACTGCGGTACTTGGCCTGGGCGATATTGGCCCGGAAGCGGGCATGCCCGTTATGGAAGGCAAGTGCGTACTGTTTAAAACATTCGGCGATGTAGACGCTTTTCCGCTATGCATCCGCAGCAAGGAAGTGGATGATATCGTAAATACGGTCGCTTTGCTCGCAGGCAGCTTTGGTGGGATCAACCTCGAAGATATCAGCGCGCCGCGTTGCTTTGAGATCGAACGCAGGTTGAAGGAAATCTGCGACATCCCGATTTTTCACGATGACCAGCATGGTACGGCAGTCGTAACGCTTGCGGCACTTATTAATGCGCTTAAAATTGTTGGAAAAGATATCCATGATATCAGCGTGGTAACTTCCGGTGCAGGTGCCGCCGGTATCGCGATCATTAAGTTGCTGATGGCGATGGGCCTGAAGGACGTCGTTATGTGCGACCGCCAGGGCGCGATCTATAAGGGCAGGGACAGCCTCAACGAAGAGAAAAAGGAAATGGCCGAGATTTCCAACCTGATGATGAAAAAGGGAAGCCTTGAAGAAGTGCTGAAAGGCGCGGATGTCTTTATCGGCGTTTCCGCTCCGGGTACTGTGACAGAAGAAATGGTGAAATCCATGGCAGACCAGCCGATCCTGTTTCCGATGGCGAATCCGACGCCGGAGATCATGCCTGATCTCGCGAAAAAAGCCGGCGCAGCGATCATTGGGACGGGCAGGAGCGATTTCCCGAACCAGATCAACAACGTGTTGGCCTTCCCCGGCATCTTTAGGGGGGCGCTCGACGTCCGTGCAAGCGATATCAACGACGATATGAAGATCGCCGCATCTTACGCGATCGCGGATCTGATTACTGAAGACGAGCTTGATCCGGATTATATCATACCGTCGCCATTCGATACACGCGTGGCCCCCGCTGTTTCAAAAGCCGTTGCACAGGCTGCGAGAAAATCTGGCGTAAGCCGTGTTTGA
- the purB gene encoding adenylosuccinate lyase, with amino-acid sequence MRDVYENPLITRYASREMSHVFSDDTKFKTWRRLWIALAEAESEMGLPISKEQIDELKAHAEDINYDVAEAREKEVRHDVMSHVYAYGVQCPQAKGIIHLGATSCYVGDNTDIIVMDQAIRLIELKLVNVIARLKEFALEYKAMPTLGFTHYQPAQLTTVGKRATLWMQDLLMDYEQLQFVKSQVKLRGVKGTTGTQASFLTLFEGDAGKVKELEQKVAEKIGYDKVFAVTGQTYPRKFDSVVVDLLSSIAQSAYKFANDLRLLQNLKEVEEPFGKKQIGSSAMAYKRNPMRSERICSLARYIISLASSPAITASTQWFERTLDDSANKRLVIPQGFLALDAVLNIYLNVTSGMVVYPKVIEKRINEELPFMATETILMDAVKRGGDRQELHEKIREYSMMAGRRVKEEGKSNNLIALIKGDSAFRMSAEEIDSIMDPKNFIGLADRQVDDFVRTEIDPVLAKFAGKLEMHGEINV; translated from the coding sequence ATGAGGGACGTATACGAAAATCCATTGATCACCAGATATGCCAGCAGGGAAATGTCGCATGTCTTTTCGGATGATACAAAATTCAAAACGTGGCGCAGGCTGTGGATCGCGCTTGCGGAGGCGGAGAGCGAAATGGGCCTGCCGATCTCCAAGGAACAAATAGATGAATTGAAAGCGCATGCGGAGGACATCAATTATGATGTAGCGGAAGCGCGCGAAAAGGAAGTACGCCACGACGTGATGTCCCATGTTTACGCGTATGGCGTGCAATGTCCGCAGGCCAAGGGGATCATTCACCTAGGCGCTACCAGCTGCTACGTGGGGGACAACACGGATATCATTGTGATGGATCAGGCGATCCGGCTCATTGAGCTTAAGCTTGTGAACGTGATTGCACGGCTGAAAGAATTCGCACTGGAATATAAAGCGATGCCTACGCTCGGTTTTACACATTACCAGCCGGCGCAGCTGACGACGGTCGGCAAGCGCGCGACGCTGTGGATGCAGGATCTGCTCATGGATTATGAACAGCTTCAGTTTGTCAAATCCCAGGTCAAGCTGCGCGGCGTGAAAGGGACGACGGGCACGCAGGCCAGCTTTCTTACCTTGTTTGAGGGAGACGCCGGCAAAGTAAAAGAGCTGGAGCAGAAGGTCGCTGAAAAGATTGGCTACGATAAAGTCTTTGCCGTCACCGGACAGACGTACCCGCGCAAGTTTGACAGCGTGGTCGTTGACCTGTTATCCAGCATTGCGCAAAGCGCCTATAAGTTTGCCAACGACCTGCGTTTGCTTCAAAACTTAAAGGAAGTGGAAGAACCGTTTGGCAAAAAACAGATCGGCTCGTCCGCGATGGCCTACAAACGCAACCCCATGCGCTCTGAACGTATTTGCTCATTGGCGAGATACATTATAAGCCTTGCTTCCAGCCCGGCTATAACGGCTTCTACGCAATGGTTCGAGCGTACGCTCGATGACAGCGCGAACAAGCGGCTGGTGATCCCGCAAGGGTTCCTGGCGCTCGATGCGGTGCTCAATATTTACCTGAACGTCACGAGCGGTATGGTGGTGTATCCCAAAGTGATCGAAAAACGCATCAATGAAGAGCTTCCCTTCATGGCGACGGAAACGATTTTGATGGATGCGGTAAAGCGCGGGGGAGACAGGCAGGAGCTGCACGAGAAGATACGCGAATATTCCATGATGGCGGGGCGGCGCGTCAAGGAAGAGGGCAAAAGCAACAACCTGATCGCATTGATTAAGGGGGACAGTGCTTTCCGCATGAGCGCAGAAGAAATTGACTCGATCATGGATCCGAAAAACTTTATCGGACTGGCCGACCGCCAGGTGGATGATTTTGTCCGCACGGAGATCGATCCGGTTTTGGCGAAGTTTGCCGGAAAGCTTGAGATGCACGGTGAAATCAACGTATAA
- a CDS encoding BaiN/RdsA family NAD(P)/FAD-dependent oxidoreductase: MENNVIVIGGGAAGMMAAYAAARRGLQVTLAEKNEKVGKKLFITGKGRCNITNDCDTSDFFMNVSRNSKFLMSAVYAFPNTALIDLLEENGLRTKVERGGRVFPTSDRANDVIRTLEKMLRDAGVKRALHADVEKISKPEDVFYVYLKNGDMMQANALILATGGKSYPLTGSTGDGYRFAQAFGHNVVKPVPALVPLEDAHGICPKMQGLALKNIGFTLFQNGKQVYGEQGELLFTHFGISGPVVLSASNYIDHKKQPLDIRAEIDFKPALSAEKLDARLVREFEANQNKQLKNVMANLLPQKMIYPFLREGKLDENKATNSITKEERIRLGRSLKHFSIRIADTRPIEEAIVTAGGVDTKEINPSTMESKIVHNLYFAGEIIDVHALTGGFNLQIAFSTGFLAGSSVFD, from the coding sequence ATGGAGAATAATGTAATTGTCATCGGCGGCGGGGCTGCAGGAATGATGGCGGCTTATGCGGCTGCCCGGCGCGGCCTGCAAGTCACCCTGGCCGAGAAAAACGAAAAAGTAGGAAAAAAGCTGTTCATCACAGGAAAAGGCCGCTGTAATATCACGAACGACTGTGATACCAGCGATTTTTTTATGAATGTCTCCAGAAACAGCAAATTCCTGATGAGCGCCGTCTACGCTTTTCCCAATACAGCGCTCATTGATTTACTGGAAGAAAACGGGCTGCGTACAAAGGTGGAACGCGGGGGGCGCGTATTTCCTACGAGCGACCGCGCAAACGATGTGATCCGTACATTGGAAAAAATGCTGCGCGACGCTGGCGTAAAGCGCGCCTTACATGCCGACGTGGAAAAGATAAGCAAGCCTGAGGACGTATTTTATGTTTACCTGAAAAATGGGGATATGATGCAGGCAAACGCGCTTATTTTGGCAACGGGGGGCAAGTCGTACCCGCTTACAGGGTCGACGGGCGACGGGTACCGTTTCGCACAAGCCTTCGGACACAATGTTGTAAAACCTGTACCCGCCCTGGTGCCGCTGGAAGACGCGCATGGCATCTGCCCCAAAATGCAGGGACTGGCATTGAAAAATATTGGTTTCACCCTGTTCCAAAACGGTAAGCAGGTTTATGGTGAGCAAGGGGAGCTGTTGTTTACCCATTTCGGCATTTCCGGCCCGGTCGTGCTTTCTGCCAGCAATTATATCGACCACAAAAAACAGCCGCTGGATATCAGGGCGGAGATCGACTTTAAGCCGGCCTTGTCCGCAGAAAAGCTGGATGCCAGGCTGGTGCGTGAATTTGAGGCCAACCAGAACAAGCAATTAAAAAATGTGATGGCCAACCTGCTGCCGCAAAAGATGATCTATCCTTTTTTGCGGGAAGGAAAGCTGGACGAAAATAAGGCAACCAACAGCATTACAAAAGAAGAACGCATCCGGCTTGGCCGGAGCCTGAAACATTTTTCGATCCGTATTGCAGATACGCGCCCGATTGAGGAAGCGATCGTGACGGCGGGCGGCGTGGATACTAAGGAGATCAATCCATCTACCATGGAGAGCAAAATCGTCCATAATTTGTATTTTGCGGGCGAAATCATCGATGTTCACGCGCTTACGGGCGGCTTTAATCTTCAAATCGCGTTTTCGACAGGATTCCTTGCGGGCAGCAGCGTATTTGATTGA
- the rny gene encoding ribonuclease Y, whose product MEWLIPILVGVGGLVIGLIIGYLYRRNIAESKIGRAEDSVKKLIDEAQKRAEVIRKETVLEAQEEVHKLRSEFDKESRERRNEITKIEKRLVQREESLDKKLESIEQKEEQISKKSKEITKAKDDLAAVHAQQLEQLEHISGMTTDEAKGLLLEKVENEARHDMAVMLRDIEQKAKDEADKKARNILSLAIQKCAADHVAESTVSVVNLPNDEMKGRIIGREGRNIRTLETATGIDLIIDDTPEAVILSGFDPVRREVARMALEKLIVDGRIHPARIEEMVHKAQKEVEAQIKEAGEQAVFDVGIHSLHPELVRLLGRLKYRTSYGQNVLKHSIEVAHLASLMAAEIGANAKFAKRAGLLHDIGKAVDHEVEGPHIQIGADLAKKYKENADIINAIAAHHGDVEPKTVEAVLVQAADAISAARPGARRESLENYIKRLENLEEIANSFAGVDKSFAIQAGREIRIIVKPDVIDDAGTTLIARDIVKKIESELDYPGQIKVNVIRETRTTDYAK is encoded by the coding sequence GTGGAATGGCTTATTCCTATCCTCGTAGGCGTAGGCGGACTGGTTATCGGACTTATTATTGGTTATCTATATAGACGTAATATTGCCGAATCAAAAATCGGCCGCGCTGAGGATTCCGTTAAGAAGCTGATCGACGAAGCGCAAAAGCGCGCGGAGGTCATCAGGAAAGAAACGGTTCTCGAGGCTCAGGAAGAAGTTCACAAACTGCGTAGCGAATTTGACAAGGAATCAAGAGAAAGACGTAACGAAATTACAAAGATTGAAAAAAGACTGGTACAAAGAGAAGAATCGCTCGATAAGAAGTTAGAAAGCATCGAGCAAAAAGAAGAACAAATCAGTAAAAAGAGTAAGGAAATCACAAAGGCCAAAGATGATTTGGCCGCGGTGCATGCTCAACAACTGGAGCAATTGGAGCACATCTCCGGCATGACGACTGACGAAGCCAAGGGGTTGCTGCTTGAAAAGGTTGAAAACGAGGCGCGGCACGATATGGCCGTAATGCTGCGTGACATTGAGCAAAAGGCGAAGGATGAAGCCGATAAAAAGGCAAGGAACATCCTTTCGCTGGCAATACAGAAATGTGCTGCCGACCATGTTGCGGAAAGCACGGTTTCCGTAGTGAACCTGCCCAACGATGAAATGAAGGGCAGGATCATCGGACGCGAAGGACGCAACATCCGTACGCTGGAGACAGCGACGGGGATCGATTTGATCATTGACGATACGCCTGAGGCGGTCATCCTTTCCGGTTTTGACCCGGTGAGGCGTGAAGTTGCCAGGATGGCGCTTGAAAAGCTGATCGTTGACGGTAGAATCCATCCGGCGCGCATTGAAGAAATGGTTCATAAAGCGCAAAAAGAAGTGGAAGCGCAGATCAAGGAAGCCGGCGAACAGGCGGTTTTCGATGTGGGCATTCATTCATTGCATCCGGAACTGGTAAGGCTTTTAGGACGTCTGAAATACCGCACCAGCTACGGGCAAAATGTATTAAAACATTCGATCGAGGTAGCTCATTTGGCTTCTCTTATGGCTGCAGAGATCGGCGCAAACGCCAAGTTTGCAAAGCGTGCAGGACTGCTGCATGATATCGGCAAGGCTGTCGATCATGAAGTGGAAGGGCCGCATATCCAGATTGGCGCGGATCTTGCGAAGAAATATAAAGAAAATGCAGATATCATCAATGCGATCGCTGCACATCATGGCGATGTGGAGCCCAAAACGGTGGAAGCCGTTCTGGTGCAGGCTGCTGACGCGATTTCTGCTGCAAGGCCGGGTGCAAGAAGGGAATCTTTGGAAAATTACATCAAACGTCTTGAAAATCTCGAAGAGATTGCAAATTCATTCGCGGGCGTCGATAAGTCCTTTGCGATCCAGGCTGGCAGGGAAATCAGAATTATTGTCAAGCCTGATGTGATCGACGACGCTGGAACTACTTTAATAGCGAGAGATATCGTGAAGAAGATCGAATCTGAACTTGATTACCCGGGGCAGATCAAAGTTAATGTCATCAGGGAAACAAGGACAACAGATTACGCAAAGTAA
- a CDS encoding glycosyltransferase family 2 protein, whose amino-acid sequence MKGNDMVDILLATYNGEKYLREQIDSIFRQDHQEFRVIARDDGSSDRTVKILEGYETAHPGRFIILRDGGPTGSAKENFFCLLRHAEAEHVMFCDQDDIWLPDKLSLTLLTLRGAQADLGNGPMLLHSDLTVVDDEDRVLHPSLFALQKLDPQRLFLHQLLPQNNITGCTMLFNRALADLIRPSADALMHDWWIGIAAAAFGHIIVAPNRIHYRQHMANEVGAKDVKSASYFKQKLSNTGGIRQSIRDTYRQAQAFLETYEDLLSDEQKELIRVFVSLQGYGKCGRARLLKKYKLYKSGFYRKIGQIIYG is encoded by the coding sequence ATGAAGGGAAACGATATGGTAGATATCCTGCTTGCGACCTATAATGGCGAAAAATACTTGAGGGAACAGATCGATTCCATCTTCCGCCAGGATCATCAGGAGTTTCGCGTGATTGCACGGGATGACGGGTCTTCCGACAGGACAGTGAAGATATTGGAGGGATATGAGACTGCGCATCCGGGGCGGTTTATCATTTTGCGGGATGGCGGGCCTACAGGCAGCGCAAAGGAAAACTTCTTTTGCCTTTTGCGGCATGCGGAAGCGGAGCATGTCATGTTCTGCGACCAGGACGATATCTGGCTGCCGGACAAACTGAGCCTTACGTTGCTGACGCTTCGAGGGGCACAGGCCGATTTGGGCAACGGCCCTATGTTACTTCATTCCGACCTGACGGTAGTCGACGATGAAGACCGCGTCCTGCATCCTTCGCTGTTTGCGTTGCAGAAGCTCGACCCGCAGAGGCTTTTCCTGCACCAGCTGCTGCCGCAAAACAATATTACGGGCTGTACCATGCTTTTTAACCGGGCGCTTGCGGACTTGATCCGTCCCAGCGCAGACGCGCTCATGCATGACTGGTGGATCGGCATTGCGGCTGCGGCGTTCGGACATATCATCGTAGCGCCAAACCGTATCCATTACCGCCAGCACATGGCAAACGAGGTGGGCGCCAAGGATGTCAAGAGCGCCTCTTATTTCAAACAGAAATTATCCAACACCGGCGGGATCAGGCAGTCTATTCGGGACACGTACAGGCAGGCACAGGCGTTTTTGGAAACATATGAGGATCTGTTAAGCGACGAGCAAAAAGAGCTGATACGGGTGTTTGTGAGCCTCCAGGGCTATGGAAAATGCGGACGGGCGCGCCTGCTGAAAAAATATAAGTTGTATAAAAGTGGTTTTTACCGTAAAATCGGCCAAATCATTTATGGATAA
- a CDS encoding L-lactate dehydrogenase, translated as MRTKAKDKIVVIGSGNVGVTIAYTLMLKRLSSDIVLIDVDEGRAEGNVLDMNHGIAFFRQLSIKRGTYEDCKDASIVIVTAGIARKPGQTRLELAQTNVKIMYDIAKQITQYNKDMIILVVSNPVDVLTYVARKASGLPAAQVIGSGTMLDTSRFRYLLSKHFDTDIRDINAYILGEHGDTQVPIWSSITIAGERIDEYCKDFNKVLDRQAIFEKTRDAGAEVISLKGATFYGVSMSVARVVASILEDEHTVLPVSHVLDEDYHGISDVAISLPCIVTYEGVKQVIDLHITPEEMEELRHSAKTMKSFLDKSIEILEEEAK; from the coding sequence ATGAGAACAAAAGCGAAAGACAAAATTGTGGTAATCGGTTCCGGTAATGTAGGCGTTACCATTGCTTACACGCTCATGCTCAAAAGATTGAGCTCGGACATCGTATTGATCGACGTCGACGAGGGCAGGGCCGAAGGCAATGTTCTTGATATGAACCATGGCATTGCGTTTTTTCGTCAGCTGTCCATCAAGCGCGGAACCTATGAGGATTGCAAGGATGCTTCCATCGTTATCGTAACGGCGGGGATCGCCCGCAAGCCGGGGCAGACGAGGCTGGAGCTGGCGCAGACCAACGTCAAGATCATGTACGATATCGCGAAGCAGATCACGCAGTACAACAAGGATATGATCATTTTAGTCGTTTCAAACCCTGTGGACGTGCTTACCTATGTAGCGCGGAAAGCTTCCGGACTGCCGGCCGCGCAGGTCATTGGTTCGGGCACGATGCTCGATACGTCCCGCTTCCGCTATTTGCTCAGTAAACATTTTGATACGGATATCCGTGATATCAACGCTTATATCCTGGGGGAACACGGCGACACGCAAGTACCGATCTGGTCCAGCATCACGATCGCGGGCGAGCGTATTGACGAATATTGCAAGGACTTCAATAAGGTTCTCGACCGTCAGGCGATCTTTGAAAAGACGAGGGATGCAGGCGCGGAGGTCATCAGCCTGAAGGGCGCGACTTTTTACGGCGTATCGATGTCCGTTGCGCGTGTCGTGGCCTCGATTTTGGAGGACGAACACACGGTACTGCCCGTTTCTCATGTTTTGGATGAAGATTACCACGGTATCAGCGATGTCGCGATCAGCTTGCCGTGCATCGTGACGTATGAAGGGGTAAAGCAGGTGATCGACCTGCACATTACGCCTGAAGAAATGGAAGAACTGCGGCATTCCGCAAAGACAATGAAATCATTTTTAGATAAATCTATCGAGATTCTTGAAGAGGAGGCAAAATAA